Proteins from a genomic interval of Rhizobium etli CFN 42:
- a CDS encoding transglutaminase family protein, with protein MRLKISHLTEYRYDEPAQFSLQRLRLTPPTSAAQKVLGWSLNVEGATPEVEYDDQYGNHVNLVSLEGAQHMTRILAEGEVETVDNNGVTGPHTGFCPLWLFLRETPLTKGGKLIKELVKSVGGDNELARMHALMAAIHETVDYKPGTSNAATTAEQALEKKSGVCQDHAHIFVSAARALQVPARYVSGYLMMEEKIEQAATHAWAEAHIPGLGWVGFDPANEICPDARYVRIASGLCYRDAAPISGMRIGTPGETLSVTVKVENGGQMQSQSQS; from the coding sequence ATGAGACTGAAGATCAGCCACCTCACCGAATACCGCTACGACGAACCGGCGCAGTTCTCGCTGCAGCGCCTCAGGCTGACGCCGCCGACATCAGCTGCTCAAAAGGTGCTTGGATGGTCATTGAACGTCGAGGGCGCCACGCCCGAGGTGGAGTATGACGACCAGTACGGCAACCATGTCAATCTGGTCTCGCTGGAAGGCGCCCAACACATGACGCGCATCCTGGCCGAGGGCGAGGTCGAGACTGTGGACAATAACGGCGTCACCGGCCCGCACACCGGCTTCTGCCCGCTTTGGCTCTTCCTGCGCGAGACGCCGCTGACCAAGGGAGGCAAGCTCATCAAAGAACTCGTCAAGAGCGTCGGCGGCGACAACGAGCTTGCCCGCATGCATGCGCTGATGGCGGCAATCCATGAGACGGTCGACTATAAGCCCGGCACCAGCAACGCCGCGACGACGGCCGAACAGGCGCTGGAAAAGAAGAGCGGCGTCTGCCAGGACCACGCGCATATCTTCGTGTCCGCCGCCCGCGCCCTGCAGGTCCCCGCTCGTTACGTCTCCGGCTATCTGATGATGGAGGAAAAGATCGAACAGGCGGCGACCCATGCCTGGGCAGAGGCCCATATTCCCGGCCTCGGCTGGGTCGGCTTCGATCCGGCCAACGAGATCTGCCCGGATGCCCGCTACGTCAGGATCGCCTCCGGCCTCTGCTACCGCGACGCCGCGCCGATCTCCGGCATGCGCATCGGCACGCCGGGTGAAACGCTGTCGGTGACCGTCAAGGTCGAAAACGGCGGACAGATGCAAAGCCAGAGCCAGAGCTGA
- a CDS encoding type II toxin-antitoxin system VapC family toxin — MIVIDTHILVWAMQDDARLGAQARRIIDEMTGKSRILVSAITPWEIAMLVQKGRLALGDDVGRWIDGALSLPGLQLAPIEPSIAVDSVRLPGEFHADPADRIIVATARFHRVPLLTADQAILSYGARGHLQALAAG; from the coding sequence TTGATCGTCATCGATACGCATATTCTCGTCTGGGCAATGCAGGACGATGCCCGTCTTGGCGCGCAAGCCCGCCGCATCATCGACGAGATGACTGGGAAAAGTCGGATACTGGTGTCGGCAATCACACCCTGGGAGATCGCGATGCTGGTGCAGAAGGGCCGCCTGGCGCTTGGCGACGACGTCGGGCGATGGATCGATGGTGCGCTGTCGCTGCCCGGACTCCAGCTCGCGCCGATCGAGCCCTCCATCGCCGTAGACAGCGTTCGGCTACCCGGCGAATTTCATGCCGACCCCGCCGACCGCATCATCGTGGCCACGGCCCGCTTCCATCGTGTGCCGCTGCTTACGGCCGATCAGGCGATCCTCAGCTACGGCGCGCGCGGGCACCTGCAGGCTCTTGCCGCAGGCTAG
- a CDS encoding type II toxin-antitoxin system Phd/YefM family antitoxin, translating into MSKVIGAAEFRAKCLNLIDQMRNDDQSIVITKRGKPVAVLSPAPDIGSRKSIIGAMKGSVVRYDDPLSPVVELEDWDALR; encoded by the coding sequence ATGTCCAAGGTCATCGGCGCGGCGGAATTCAGGGCGAAATGCCTGAACCTGATCGATCAGATGCGGAACGACGATCAATCGATCGTCATCACCAAGCGGGGCAAACCGGTGGCGGTGCTGTCGCCGGCACCTGACATCGGCAGCCGCAAGAGCATCATCGGCGCGATGAAGGGCAGCGTCGTGCGTTATGACGATCCGCTGTCTCCGGTCGTTGAACTTGAAGATTGGGACGCCCTCCGTTGA
- the araD gene encoding L-arabinonate dehydratase — protein MKKKAEWPRRLRSQEWYGGTSRDVIYHRGWLKNQGYPHDLFDGRPVIGILNTWSDMTPCNGHLRELAEKVKAGVWEAGGFPLEVPVFSASENTFRPTAMMYRNLAALAVEEAIRGQPMDGCVLLVGCDKTTPSLLMGAASCDLPSIVVTGGPMLNGYFRGERVGSGTHLWKFSEMVKAGEMTQAEFLEAEASMSRSSGTCNTMGTASTMASMAEALGMALSGNAAIPGVDSRRKVMAQLTGRRIVQMVKDDLKPSEIMTKQAFENAIRTNAAIGGSTNAVIHLLAIAGRVGIDLSLDDWDRCGRDVPTIVNLMPSGKYLMEEFFYAGGLPVVLKRLGEAGLLHKDALTVSGETVWDEVKDVVNWNEDVILPAEKALTSSGGIVVLRGNLAPKGAVLKPSAASPHLLVHKGRAVVFEDIDDYKAKINDDNLDIDENCVMVMKNCGPKGYPGMAEVGNMGLPPKVLKKGILDMVRISDARMSGTAYGTVVLHTSPEAAVGGPLAVVKTGDMIELDVPNRRLHLDISDEELARRLAEWQPNHDLPTSGYAYLHQQHVEGADTGADLDFLKGCRGSAVGKDSH, from the coding sequence ATGAAGAAGAAAGCGGAATGGCCGCGCAGGCTGAGGTCGCAGGAATGGTACGGCGGCACGAGCCGCGACGTGATTTATCATCGCGGCTGGCTTAAGAACCAGGGTTATCCGCACGACCTGTTCGACGGACGGCCTGTCATCGGCATCCTCAACACCTGGTCGGATATGACCCCCTGCAACGGTCATCTGAGAGAGCTCGCCGAGAAGGTGAAGGCGGGTGTCTGGGAGGCCGGCGGCTTCCCGCTCGAGGTGCCGGTATTCTCGGCATCGGAAAACACCTTCCGTCCGACCGCGATGATGTACCGCAACCTTGCCGCGCTGGCGGTGGAAGAAGCGATCCGCGGCCAGCCGATGGATGGCTGCGTGCTGCTCGTCGGCTGCGACAAGACCACCCCGTCGCTGCTGATGGGTGCGGCCTCCTGCGACCTGCCGTCGATCGTCGTCACCGGCGGACCGATGCTGAACGGCTATTTCCGCGGCGAGCGCGTCGGCTCCGGCACGCATCTGTGGAAGTTCTCCGAAATGGTGAAGGCCGGCGAGATGACGCAGGCCGAGTTCCTCGAAGCCGAAGCTTCGATGAGCCGCTCGTCGGGCACCTGCAACACGATGGGCACCGCCTCGACGATGGCGTCGATGGCCGAGGCGCTCGGCATGGCGCTGTCGGGCAACGCCGCGATCCCCGGCGTCGATTCCCGCCGCAAGGTGATGGCGCAGCTGACCGGCCGCCGGATCGTGCAGATGGTCAAGGACGATCTGAAGCCCTCGGAGATCATGACGAAGCAGGCTTTCGAGAACGCCATCCGCACCAATGCGGCGATTGGCGGATCGACCAATGCCGTCATCCATCTGCTCGCCATTGCCGGGCGCGTCGGCATCGATCTTTCGCTCGACGACTGGGACCGCTGTGGCCGCGACGTGCCGACCATCGTCAACCTGATGCCGTCGGGCAAATACCTGATGGAAGAATTCTTCTATGCCGGCGGCCTGCCTGTCGTGCTGAAGCGCCTCGGCGAAGCTGGCCTGCTGCATAAGGACGCGCTGACGGTCTCGGGCGAAACCGTCTGGGACGAGGTCAAGGACGTCGTCAACTGGAACGAGGACGTCATTCTGCCTGCCGAAAAGGCGCTGACCTCGTCGGGGGGCATCGTCGTGCTGCGCGGCAATCTCGCGCCGAAGGGCGCGGTACTGAAGCCTTCGGCCGCCTCGCCGCATCTGCTGGTGCACAAGGGCAGGGCCGTCGTGTTCGAGGATATCGACGATTACAAGGCTAAGATCAACGACGACAATCTCGACATCGACGAGAACTGCGTCATGGTCATGAAGAATTGCGGGCCGAAGGGCTATCCCGGCATGGCCGAAGTCGGCAACATGGGCCTGCCGCCCAAGGTTCTGAAGAAGGGTATCCTGGACATGGTGCGCATATCAGACGCCCGCATGTCCGGAACGGCCTATGGCACGGTGGTGCTGCACACCTCGCCGGAAGCGGCGGTCGGCGGACCGCTCGCGGTCGTGAAGACCGGCGACATGATCGAGCTCGACGTGCCGAACCGCCGTTTGCATCTCGACATTTCCGACGAGGAACTGGCGCGGCGGCTTGCCGAATGGCAGCCGAACCACGATCTGCCGACGTCGGGCTACGCCTACCTGCACCAGCAGCACGTCGAAGGCGCCGACACCGGCGCCGACCTCGACTTCCTCAAGGGATGTCGCGGAAGCGCAGTCGGCAAGGACAGCCACTGA
- a CDS encoding aldehyde dehydrogenase family protein, with the protein MTIYQNLIAGEWVGTNATKNINPSDTNEVVGLYADGSAEDTRNAIAAAKAAFPAWSRSGIWERHVILKKTGDEIMARKDELGALLAREEGKTLPEATGEVIRASQIFEFFAGEALRLAGEVIPSVRPNIGVEITREALGVIGIITPWNFPIAIPAWKIAPALCYGNTIVFKPAELVPACSWVTVDILNRAGLPKGVLNLVMGKGSVVGQAMLESPDVHGITFTGSTGTGRRVAAASIEHNRKFQLEMGGKNPMVVLDDADLSVAVDAAANSGFFSTGQRCTASSRLIVTEGIHDKFVAALTDKLKTLVVDNALKAGTHIGPVVDERQLKTDTDYIEIGKKEGAKLAFGGEVISRETPGFYLQPTLFTEATNQMRISREEIFGPVVSVIRVKDYDEALATANDTPFGLSAGIATTSLKHATHFKRNSEAGMVMVNLPTAGVDFHVPFGGRKASSYGPREQGKYASEFFTVVKTAYTLA; encoded by the coding sequence ATGACCATTTATCAAAACCTGATCGCCGGCGAATGGGTCGGCACGAACGCGACGAAGAACATCAACCCGTCGGACACGAACGAAGTCGTCGGCCTTTATGCCGATGGCAGCGCTGAGGATACGAGAAACGCTATCGCCGCCGCCAAGGCCGCCTTTCCGGCCTGGTCGCGCTCGGGCATCTGGGAACGCCATGTCATCCTGAAGAAGACCGGCGACGAGATCATGGCGCGCAAGGACGAGCTCGGCGCGCTGCTCGCCCGCGAAGAGGGCAAGACCCTGCCCGAGGCGACCGGCGAAGTCATCCGCGCTTCGCAGATCTTCGAATTCTTCGCTGGTGAAGCGTTGCGGCTTGCCGGCGAGGTCATCCCGTCGGTCCGCCCGAACATCGGCGTCGAGATCACCCGCGAGGCGCTCGGCGTCATCGGCATCATCACGCCCTGGAACTTCCCGATCGCCATCCCTGCCTGGAAGATCGCGCCGGCGCTTTGCTACGGCAACACCATCGTCTTCAAGCCGGCCGAACTGGTGCCGGCCTGCTCCTGGGTGACCGTCGATATCCTCAATAGGGCAGGGCTGCCGAAGGGCGTGCTCAACCTCGTCATGGGCAAGGGCTCGGTCGTCGGCCAGGCGATGCTGGAAAGCCCGGATGTTCACGGCATCACCTTCACCGGTTCCACCGGCACCGGCCGGCGCGTCGCTGCCGCCTCCATCGAGCATAACCGCAAGTTCCAGCTTGAGATGGGCGGCAAGAACCCGATGGTCGTGCTCGACGATGCCGATCTTTCCGTCGCCGTCGACGCCGCCGCCAATTCCGGCTTCTTCTCGACCGGCCAGCGCTGCACCGCGTCCTCGCGCCTGATCGTCACCGAGGGCATTCACGACAAGTTCGTGGCGGCGCTCACCGACAAGCTGAAGACGCTCGTCGTCGACAATGCGCTCAAGGCCGGCACCCATATCGGCCCCGTCGTCGACGAGCGGCAGCTGAAGACGGATACCGACTATATCGAGATCGGCAAAAAGGAAGGCGCCAAGCTCGCCTTCGGCGGCGAGGTCATCTCGCGCGAAACCCCCGGCTTCTATCTGCAGCCGACGCTGTTTACCGAAGCGACCAACCAGATGCGCATTTCGCGCGAGGAGATCTTCGGACCAGTCGTGTCGGTGATCCGGGTCAAGGATTACGACGAGGCGCTTGCGACTGCCAACGATACGCCCTTCGGCCTTTCGGCCGGCATCGCCACGACCAGCCTGAAACATGCGACGCATTTCAAGCGCAATTCGGAAGCCGGCATGGTCATGGTCAACCTGCCGACGGCCGGCGTCGATTTTCACGTTCCGTTCGGCGGCCGCAAGGCCTCGTCCTACGGTCCGCGCGAGCAGGGCAAGTATGCGAGCGAATTCTTTACCGTGGTCAAGACCGCCTACACGCTGGCTTGA
- the araD1 gene encoding AraD1 family protein, producing MLISQIKGANGEIIVAVREQGGAARSVKNAGSVYALAMEAADGGKSLASVIEAHGHGEVVDLEKAYAEGRFLPPITHPDAAHLHLTGTGLTHLGSAATRDSMHKKTSEAAEETLTDSMKMFKMGLENGKPKSGEKGVQPEWFYKGNGYGAAAPGAPLVSPSFALDGGEEPEMAGIYVIAKDGSPFRIGFALSNEFSDHVTERMNYLYLAHSKLRPAAYGPEIRIGAPPEDIRGTSRIKRGDKVIFEKPFLSGEANMSHTFANLEYHHFKYGLFRVPGDVHVHMFGTATLSFADGIKTEEDDVFEIEVAEFGLPLRNPLKVAAEEEIAVKQL from the coding sequence GTGCTTATTTCCCAGATCAAGGGTGCCAACGGAGAGATCATCGTCGCCGTGCGCGAGCAGGGCGGCGCGGCAAGGTCGGTCAAGAATGCCGGCAGTGTCTATGCGCTGGCAATGGAAGCCGCCGACGGGGGCAAGTCGCTTGCCTCGGTCATCGAGGCCCATGGTCACGGCGAGGTCGTCGACCTTGAAAAGGCCTATGCGGAAGGCCGTTTTCTGCCGCCGATCACCCATCCCGACGCCGCCCACCTGCATCTGACCGGCACTGGTCTGACGCATCTCGGCTCCGCGGCCACCCGCGATTCCATGCACAAGAAGACCAGCGAGGCGGCCGAGGAAACGCTGACCGACTCGATGAAGATGTTCAAGATGGGCCTTGAGAACGGCAAGCCGAAATCAGGCGAAAAGGGCGTGCAGCCCGAGTGGTTCTACAAGGGCAACGGCTATGGCGCCGCCGCCCCCGGCGCGCCGCTCGTCTCGCCCTCCTTCGCCCTCGACGGCGGCGAAGAGCCCGAAATGGCCGGCATTTACGTCATCGCCAAGGACGGCTCGCCGTTCCGCATCGGCTTTGCCCTGTCGAACGAGTTTTCGGACCACGTTACCGAACGGATGAACTATCTCTATCTGGCCCACTCGAAACTGCGCCCGGCCGCCTATGGTCCGGAAATCCGCATCGGCGCGCCGCCGGAAGATATTCGTGGCACCTCGCGCATCAAGCGCGGCGACAAGGTGATCTTCGAAAAACCCTTCCTGTCGGGGGAGGCGAACATGTCGCACACCTTCGCGAACCTCGAATATCACCATTTCAAATATGGCCTCTTCCGAGTTCCGGGCGATGTTCATGTCCATATGTTCGGCACCGCGACCCTCTCCTTCGCCGACGGCATCAAGACCGAAGAGGACGACGTCTTCGAAATCGAAGTCGCCGAATTCGGCCTGCCGCTGCGCAATCCGCTGAAGGTGGCCGCCGAAGAAGAGATCGCTGTCAAGCAACTCTGA
- the mmsB gene encoding multiple monosaccharide ABC transporter permease: MTPINQPIAEQGRVVSIGDYIRGNIREYGMFIALIAIMVFFQFSTGGVLFRPLNLTNIILQNSFIVIMALGMLLVIVAGHIDLSVGSVVGFIGAIAGVMTVQWHVNYVLAGVVCLALGALVGGLQGYFVAYHKIPSFIVTLAGMLVFRGLTLFVMTASGTGTSIGPFPPEFQLISIGFLPNLIDMGGINSTSIILTVVGAVTLFYMAWRKRLSNERHGNDVEPMGFFLAQNLIVAAAVLALGIQLSVYRGFPNVLVVMLVLVAAYAFITRRTTIGRRIYAMGGNEKATKLSGINTERLTFLTFANMGLLAGLAGLIVALRLNSATAKGGFGLELDVIAACFIGGASAQGGVGKVTGAVIGALIMGIMNNGMSIHGLGTDSQQMVKGAVLLAAVFFDVYNKNKG; encoded by the coding sequence ATGACGCCGATCAATCAACCCATCGCTGAGCAGGGGCGTGTCGTCTCGATCGGAGACTATATTCGCGGCAACATCCGCGAATACGGCATGTTCATCGCGCTCATCGCGATCATGGTGTTCTTCCAGTTCTCGACCGGTGGCGTTCTCTTCAGGCCGCTCAACCTGACCAACATCATTCTGCAGAACTCGTTCATCGTCATCATGGCGCTCGGCATGCTGCTGGTCATCGTCGCCGGCCATATCGATCTGTCGGTCGGCTCCGTTGTTGGCTTCATCGGCGCTATCGCCGGCGTGATGACGGTGCAGTGGCACGTGAATTACGTGTTGGCGGGTGTCGTCTGCCTGGCGCTCGGCGCGCTGGTCGGCGGCCTGCAGGGCTATTTCGTCGCCTATCACAAGATCCCGTCCTTCATCGTCACGCTCGCCGGCATGCTGGTTTTCCGCGGCCTGACGCTGTTCGTAATGACGGCGTCGGGCACCGGCACCAGCATCGGTCCGTTCCCGCCGGAGTTCCAGCTGATCAGCATCGGCTTCCTGCCCAACCTCATCGATATGGGCGGCATCAACTCGACCTCGATCATCCTGACCGTCGTCGGCGCGGTCACCCTCTTCTACATGGCATGGCGCAAGCGGCTGTCGAACGAGCGGCATGGGAACGACGTCGAGCCGATGGGCTTCTTCCTCGCCCAGAACCTGATTGTTGCGGCTGCCGTTCTCGCCCTCGGCATTCAGCTGTCGGTCTATCGCGGCTTCCCGAACGTGCTTGTCGTCATGCTCGTTCTCGTCGCGGCTTATGCCTTCATTACCCGCCGCACGACGATCGGCCGCCGGATCTATGCCATGGGCGGCAATGAGAAGGCGACCAAGCTTTCCGGTATCAACACAGAGCGGCTGACCTTCCTGACCTTCGCCAATATGGGGCTGCTTGCGGGTCTGGCCGGCCTCATCGTTGCGCTACGCCTCAACTCGGCGACGGCCAAGGGCGGTTTCGGTCTCGAACTCGACGTCATTGCCGCCTGCTTCATCGGCGGCGCATCGGCCCAGGGCGGCGTCGGCAAGGTGACGGGTGCGGTGATCGGCGCGCTTATCATGGGTATCATGAACAACGGCATGTCGATCCACGGTCTCGGCACCGACTCGCAGCAGATGGTCAAGGGCGCGGTGCTTCTCGCCGCCGTGTTCTTCGACGTCTACAACAAGAACAAGGGCTGA
- the mmsA gene encoding multiple monosaccharide ABC transporter ATP-binding protein, whose product MDNTILEMRSITKTFPGVKALENVNLKVRKGEIHALVGENGAGKSTLMKVLSGVYPTGSYEGDIVYEGETRHFKALRDSEEIGIVIIHQELALVPLLSIGENIFLGNENAKSGVISWDETFNRTKQLLKKVGLSESPNTLVTDIGVGKQQLVEIAKALSKSVKLLILDEPTASLNESDSDALLTLLMEFRKQGITSIIISHKLNEIRKVADQITVLRDGMTVKTLDCHADEISEDIIIRNMVGRDLEDRYPPRSVPIGETILEVKNWNAYHQQHRDRQVLHNINVTVRKGEVVGIAGLMGAGRTEFAMSLFGKSYGHKVSGEALMHGKPVDVSTVRKAIDAGLAYVTEDRKQLGLVLNDTILHNTTLVNLKAVSNASVIDSVKESRVATDYRSKLRIRSSSIFQETVNLSGGNQQKVVLSKWLFSGPDVLILDEPTRGIDVGAKYEIYTIINQLAADGKGVLMISSEMPELLGTCDRIYVMNEGRIVAELPKGEASQETIMRAIMRSGEKKQ is encoded by the coding sequence ATGGACAATACCATCCTCGAAATGCGGAGCATCACCAAGACGTTCCCGGGCGTCAAGGCGCTGGAGAACGTGAACCTCAAGGTTCGCAAGGGTGAAATTCACGCATTGGTAGGCGAAAACGGGGCCGGCAAGTCGACCCTGATGAAAGTGCTCTCGGGTGTTTACCCCACCGGAAGTTATGAGGGCGATATCGTCTATGAAGGCGAGACGCGTCACTTCAAAGCGCTGAGGGACTCCGAAGAAATCGGCATCGTTATCATCCACCAGGAACTGGCGCTCGTGCCGTTGCTGTCGATCGGCGAAAACATTTTCCTCGGCAACGAGAATGCCAAGAGCGGTGTCATCAGCTGGGACGAGACCTTCAACCGCACAAAGCAGCTGCTCAAGAAAGTCGGCCTTTCCGAATCTCCGAACACCCTGGTGACCGACATCGGTGTCGGCAAGCAGCAGCTCGTCGAGATCGCCAAGGCGCTGTCGAAGAGCGTCAAGCTGCTCATCCTCGATGAGCCGACGGCGTCGCTCAATGAAAGCGATTCCGATGCGCTGCTCACCCTGCTGATGGAATTCCGCAAACAGGGCATCACCTCCATCATCATTTCCCACAAGCTGAACGAGATCCGCAAGGTCGCCGACCAGATCACCGTCCTGCGCGACGGCATGACCGTCAAGACGCTCGACTGTCATGCCGACGAGATCAGCGAAGACATCATCATCCGCAACATGGTCGGTCGCGATCTCGAGGATCGCTACCCCCCGCGTTCGGTGCCGATCGGCGAAACCATTCTCGAAGTGAAGAATTGGAACGCCTATCACCAGCAGCACCGCGACCGCCAGGTCCTGCACAATATCAACGTCACCGTCCGCAAGGGCGAAGTCGTCGGTATCGCCGGGCTGATGGGGGCAGGGCGCACCGAATTCGCCATGAGCCTGTTCGGCAAGTCCTATGGCCACAAGGTCTCGGGCGAGGCGCTGATGCACGGCAAGCCGGTCGATGTCAGCACTGTGCGCAAGGCGATCGACGCCGGTCTCGCCTACGTCACCGAAGACCGCAAGCAGCTCGGCCTGGTGCTCAACGACACGATCCTGCACAACACGACGCTCGTCAATCTGAAGGCGGTGTCGAATGCCTCTGTCATTGACAGCGTCAAGGAATCGCGGGTTGCGACAGACTATCGGTCGAAGCTGCGCATCCGCTCCTCCAGCATCTTCCAGGAAACGGTCAATCTTTCCGGCGGCAACCAGCAGAAGGTGGTGCTGTCGAAGTGGCTGTTCTCCGGCCCCGATGTCCTGATCCTGGACGAGCCGACGCGGGGCATCGACGTCGGCGCGAAATACGAAATCTATACTATCATCAACCAGCTTGCAGCCGATGGGAAAGGCGTTCTGATGATCTCATCGGAAATGCCGGAACTGCTTGGCACTTGTGACCGCATCTACGTGATGAACGAGGGACGCATCGTCGCTGAATTGCCGAAGGGAGAAGCAAGCCAGGAAACCATCATGCGCGCTATCATGCGCTCAGGGGAGAAGAAACAATGA